The following proteins are encoded in a genomic region of Mycolicibacterium confluentis:
- the acpS gene encoding holo-ACP synthase AcpS produces MAIVGVGIDVVSIPDFAEQVDQPGTVFAETFTPGERRDAADKSSVAARHLAARWAAKEAVIKAWSGSRFAQRPVLPEAIHRDIEVVTDMWGRPKVRLTGDIAKHLAEVTIHVSLTHEGDTAAAVAILES; encoded by the coding sequence GTGGCGATAGTCGGAGTCGGGATCGACGTGGTGTCCATTCCAGATTTCGCCGAGCAGGTCGACCAGCCCGGGACGGTGTTCGCTGAGACGTTCACGCCCGGGGAGCGCCGCGACGCCGCCGACAAGAGTTCGGTGGCGGCGCGGCACCTGGCGGCCCGCTGGGCGGCGAAGGAAGCGGTCATCAAGGCGTGGTCGGGGTCGCGGTTCGCGCAGCGCCCCGTACTGCCGGAGGCGATTCATCGCGATATCGAGGTGGTCACCGACATGTGGGGCAGGCCGAAGGTGCGCCTCACCGGTGACATCGCCAAGCATCTCGCGGAGGTCACGATCCACGTGTCGCTGACCCACGAGGGGGATACCGCCGCGGCGGTGGCGATCCTGGAGAGCTGA